In one Nomascus leucogenys isolate Asia chromosome 13, Asia_NLE_v1, whole genome shotgun sequence genomic region, the following are encoded:
- the LOC100594136 gene encoding LOW QUALITY PROTEIN: exosome complex component MTR3 (The sequence of the model RefSeq protein was modified relative to this genomic sequence to represent the inferred CDS: inserted 2 bases in 2 codons) codes for MTPTHPPHNFLASSSSASFPPPGLCSSFRRFCSGPCQPEGRATAQGRILSLEAPPSQAEGGEHSGSPARAGREALDALHCRLLCDFCCAPLGGGEEPELGLVLQEALEPGMCLGRYLRAQLEASELLLEEGSSALAAELNTAKLALAYAGVEMNDLVVSCGLGLAPGSVPTWLLDPTWLEQELAAPGVTLALLPMLNQVAQLXGRGEGGLTVSWAEAVGLGLQGCEXLDPVLQQCLVWAACCRGTAAPP; via the exons ATGACGCCAACTCACCCACCTCATAATTTCCTGGCCTCCTCCAGTTCAGCATCCTTCCCTCCACCTGGCCTCTGCAGCTCCTTCCGTAGGTTTTGCTCTGGACCCTGTCAACCTGAGGGGAGAGCCACAGCTCAAGGCAGAATCCTGAGTTTAGAGGCTCCACCCAGCCAG GCCGAGGGCGGCGAGCACAGCGGCAGCCCGGCCAGGGCGGGCCGCGAAGCACTGGATGCGCTGCACTGTCGCCTGCTCTGTGACTTCTGCTGCGCTCCCCTGGGTGGCGGCGAGGAGCCTGAGCTGGGGCTGGTGCTACAGGAGGCGCTGGAGCCGGGCATGTGCCTGGGCCGCTACCTGCGCGCGCAGCTTGAGGCCTCCGAGCTGCTGCTGGAGGAAGGCAGCTCAGCCCTGGCCGCGGAGCTCAACACCGCCAAGCTTGCCCTGGCCTATGCAGGCGTGGAGATGAATGACTTGGTGGTGAGCTGTGGCCTGGGCCTTGCGCCAGGGTCCGTGCCTACCTGGCTGCTGGACCCCACATGGCTCGAGCAGGAGCTTGCTGCCCCCGGTGTCACATTGGCGCTCCTGCCCATGCTGAATCAGGTGGCCCAGC CTGGCCGCGGGGAGGGCGGCCTGACCGTGAGCTGGGCGGAGGCCGTAGGCCTGGGCCTCCAGGGCTGCG CCCTCGACCCCGTGCTGCAGCAATGCCTGGTGTGGGCTGCCTGCTGTAGGGGCACCGCTGCCCCACCCTGA